In Antechinus flavipes isolate AdamAnt ecotype Samford, QLD, Australia chromosome 3, AdamAnt_v2, whole genome shotgun sequence, a genomic segment contains:
- the LOC127557590 gene encoding olfactory receptor 2L3-like encodes MEEWNQTTTGFFLMGLFPPTKTSLLLFSLVILIFLIAFLGNSTMIFLIWMDRHLHTPMYFLLSQLSLMDLMYICSTVPKMVINFLSGNNSISLVSCAFQSVSFLTTGGVEALLLVSMAYDRYVAICRPLHYPILMNKRMCLLMIAGSWVFASVNSIFHTVYALRMPYCKSRVINHFFCDIPAMMPLACIDTWAYEYTVFFSTSFFLLIPFIGIMASYGRVLYAVYHMRSTQGRKKAFTTCSTHLTVVTFYYGPFVYTYLRPPSLRSPEEDKNMAVSYTILTPMLNPIIYSLRNKEVLGALQRVFGKSLSQKA; translated from the coding sequence ATGGAGGAATGGAATCAAACTACTACTGGTTTCTTTTTAATGGGGCTGTTTCCACCAACAAAGACTAGCCTGCTTCTTTTCTCCTTGGTTATCCTCATCTTCCTAATTGCCTTCTTGGGTAACTCAACCATGATTTTCCTCATCTGGATGGATCGCCATCTCCACACCCCCATGTATTTCCTACTCAGTCAGCTCTCCCTCATGGACCTCATGTACATTTGCAGTACGGTTCCCAAGATGGTCATCAACTTCCTGTCTGGCAACAATTCTATCTCTTTAGTAAGTTGTGCTTTCCAAAGTGTCAGCTTCTTAACTACTGGAGGTGTTGAAGCATTACTCCTGGTATCCATGGCCTATGACCGTTATGTAGCCATTTGCCGTCCCCTCCATTATCCTATTCTCATGAACAAGAGAATGTGTTTGCTGATGATTGCTGGGTCCTGGGTCTTTGCATCCGTCAATTCCATTTTCCATACAGTATATGCACTCCGTATGCCCTATTGCAAGTCTAGAGTCATTAACCATTTTTTCTGTGATATCCCTGCCATGATGCCTCTGGCCTGTATAGATACCTGGGCCTATGAGTACACAGTGTTCTTCAGCACCAGCTTCTTTCTTTTGATCCCTTTCATTGGTATCATGGCTTCCTATGGCCGGGTTCTCTATGCTGTTTACCACATGCGCTCAACACAGGGGAGGAAGAAAGCTTTCACAACTTGTTCCACCCACCTGACTGTGGTCACCTTCTACTATGGCCCATTTGTGTACACATATCTAAGGCCCCCATCTCTGCGTTCTCCAGAAGAGGACAAGAACATGGCTGTCTCCTATACCATCCTCACCCCTATGCTTAACCCCATCATCTACAGCTTGAGAAATAAGGAGGTGTTGGGAGCTCTCCAGAGGGTCTTTGGAAAATCCTTATCTCAAAAAGCATAG